The genomic interval CGGCGAGTGCATGACGTGGCGGCGAGCTTCGGCGCCCCCGTGTGGTGCGGCGGGATGCTGGAAAGCGGCGTGGGGCGGGCGCACAACATCCACCTCTCGACGCTGCCGAACTTCGCGCTGCCGGGCGACACCAGCTCTGCCAGCCGCTATTGGGAGACGGACGTGGTGAACGAGGCGCTGGAAGCCACCGATGGGCTGATGCCAGTGCCCGCCGGACCCGGCATCGGGGTGACGCTCAACCGCGACTTCGTGGCGACGCGGGCCGAATTGCACGAGGAGTGGCGGGCTTGACGGGGCGGGCCTTCGTGGTCCGGGACGTGACCGACCCCTGGGCGATGCGGGCGCTGGAGGACGTGCAGGTGGCGGCCTGGGGCTACGCCGACCGCGAGGTGCTCCCCGCGACCATGTTCCGCATCGGGGCGCACACGGGGGCGGTGGTGCTGGGCGCGTACCCGGAGGACAACTCGGAGACGCCCTTCGGCCTGGCTTATGGATTCCCGGCGCTGCGGGGCGGCGAAGTCTGGCACCACTCGCACCTCCTCGCGGTCCAGCCCGACTGGCGTGGGAGCGGTGCCGCCGTTGCGCTCAAGCACGCGCAGCGGGAGCGGGTGCTGGCGCAGGGCCTGACGCGAATGACCTGGACCTTCGATCCCCTCGTGACCCGCAATGCCCGCCTGAACCTGGGAAAGCTGGGAGCGCGGGCGGTGAGTTATCACCCAGACTGGTATGCGCTGGGGGAAGCGCGGGAGACGGCCTTTCCCGCCGACCGCCTGATGGTGGAGTGGGACCTGACCCGGCCTCATGCCGAGCGGCCCTCCCCCGGACCGGAGGGGGAGGCCGTGCTGGAGGGAGACGGCGACGTTCCTCATCCGCCCCGTCTGGACGCCACCTCCCCACGCCTCCTCGCGGAAGTCTCCCCCCACGCCGAGCATCTGCCAGCGGAAACGCGGCTGGCCTGGCGGCTCGCGTTGCGGGCGGCGCTGGGGACCTATCTGGAGCGCGGTTACACGGTCACCGATCTCGCGCGGGAGGGCGAGCGGGCCTTCTACGTCCTGACCAAGTGAAAACGGGCACCCCGCAGGATGCCCATTTCAAGTCAAGAGTCCTCAGCGCACGGCGTTGAAAAAGGCGATGTCGCTGATCCAGTCCTGCTGGGGAATGGGCTGAGTGACCGGATTGACCACGATGCTCAGGGCCTGCGCGAGCTGCTGGCTGCCCTGAGGCTTGACGGTGGCGAAGGCGTCGCCCGCGCTGAAGGTGCTGAGTTCGGAAAGGTTGAGCTGGCGGCGGCTGGCGATCAGCAGCACCTTGTTCAGCCCGGCGGGGCCGCCGACGTTGAAGACGAAGTTGTCGCCCGCCGACGGGAAGCTGCGGACCTCGCCCTTGCGGACGTAGTTGCCGCCGCCCAACCGGTTGGGGAAAATCTGGTCCACGCTGCCGTCGGGGCTGAGGCAGAACAGGTAGACGTAGGCGTTCTCGTTCACGCTGACCGAGAGCTGGATGCGGTCGCCGATGCGGTAGGTCGGCGTGCGGGTGCCACTGGTGTCGCGGTCCACCCAGACGCGGCCCTCCAGCGTGGTGGGCACCGGGTTGACGATGATGCTCTGGGTGCTGAGCTTGGGGGCGGCCTGCGCGGGCAGGGCGAGGCTGGAGAACACGGAAGCGGTCAGGGCGAGGATCAAGGCGGGCTTCTTCATGGCGTCTCCTTGCAGCGAAAGCCGGGCGCCGACTGCGGCCTGCCGCTGGCTTTCCGGTCTGCTGGGGCCAGCGTAGGCCCGCCCGCCTGACGCGGCGTGAACGCTGGCTGACTGAACGTGAGGAAGGTCGCCTTTGGACCTCATGGAGCCGGGCGGAACAGCAAAAAGCCGCCCGGAGGCGGCTCTTGTGGCAGGGATACTAGGATTCGAACCTAGACAAACAGATCCAAAATCTGTTGTGCTGCCATTACACCATATCCCTATTGGGCAGCGCGGCCCCGTACGTGGGGCGCAGTGGAGTATAGCCACGTCCCGCGCGGAGGGTCAACCGCCCGGCGCGGCGGCGGGCGCGGCCTTCTCCACCACCGTCAGCCCCGCGAACTTCAGCAGCAGCCGTTTCTGGCCCACGCCGGGGAAATAGACGAGCACCTCGCGGCGGTCCCCGGCGTGGAAGCCTTGCAGGAAGACGCCCTCCCCGAACTTGACGTGCCGCAAGCGCAGCGGCTCGGTGGTGCTGACCGCCCGCTGCAACTCGCGGCTGGGGATGCCGAGACGGGCGCTGACTTCCGGCAACGAGAGGCCGTGCAGGTCGAGGAGTTCACGGGCTTGCAGCGGCCACGAGGGGGGCAGATCGGGCACCTCGGGCAGGGTGGCCGCGTCGGGTTCGGGCTGGGGTGCCCGCTCGACGCCCAGCAGGGCTTCTAAAAAGGCGCGGGTGGCGGGTTTGTCGGTGGGCCGCCGCTCGCCGCTGGCGAGAAAGGGGCTGTAGCAGCGGCTCACGGCGATGCACTCGTAGCAGCCGTGCGCCTCCTTGCAGCAGGTCTTGGCGGCGAGGTCGAGTGAGCGCCGCAACAGGTCCTCCAGACTTTCGAAGGCTCGGCGGCTGACGCCCAGGCCCCCCACCCAGTCGTCGTACAGGAAGAAGTAGTTGTCGCGGTCCTGCCGGAAGGCTCCCGCGAGATCGTTCTCGTCGCAGGCGACGCGCTCGGGCGTGACCTTTTGCAGCAGGTGCTTGAGGGTGTGGGCGACCGCCGTGGGCTTCTCGGTGGCGCGGGCATCCACGCCGACCTCCAGGGCCGAGGTGCGAAAGGGGGGCAGTTCCAGCGGCTCGTCGTAGAGGTGTTCGGAGAGCTTGTGGTCCTGCATGCGGTCCTGAATACGGCCTCCGCAGGCGCGGCACACCCGCTCGGTGGGGTCGGGCACCCGGTCGCAGCCGGTGCAGACGCGCTCGAAGACCTGCCGCATCATCATGTAGCCCGCGTAGCGCCGCCGGATGACCACCTCGCCGTGCCGGTACGCGAGCGGCCCCCGGCGCACCCACTCGCCCATCTTGACCGGGCTGACCTCGATGGCGTACAGCCCGCGCGTAAAGAGGTTGGCCGCGTCGAAGCGCTGCACCAGAATCGCGGTTCCGGCGGGGTGCGCCTCCCAGCGGGTGACCTTGTAGCCCTGGCCGTCGAGGGTGAACACCGCCCCCTCGTGCTTCTCGGTCAGGGCGTAGTGCTGGCTGGGGGACTCCAGCGGCGTGTCGAAGGCGCGGGGGCCTTTCTGCGCCCAGTCGGTTTCCTCGATCACCGCAAACTTGGCACTCCCCTCCCCCCGCAGGTTCCAGTAGCGCGGCCCCGGCGCGAGGTCCGCCGGAAGCCCCGCCGCTCGGCATTCCTCGTTCGCGCGGGCACGATGGCGGGGCGCGAGGTAGGGATTTTCGGCCTCCACGACCGCTTTTTCGATGGGGCCGGTTACGAGTTCGCGGAAGTTCTCGGCGTTGGAATAGAACGCGTCCACCGGCTGCGGCACCCCCTGCTCGTTCAGCGCGGGGAGGTACAGCACGAGGCCCGGCGCGATCCGCCCCGCCCGCCCCGCCATCTGCCGAAAGGCCATCCGCGAGCCGGGGTAGCCGTCGATGATGACGACCTCCAGGTCCCCGATGTCCACCCCCGCCTCCAGCGCGTTGGTGGCGAACATCACCCCACTTTTCGCGCGGCGGAACTCGGTGAGGCGGCCCTCGCGGTCGGAGGTGCCCGCCATGTAGAGGTGGACGTGCGAGCGGTTCAGCGGCTGCGCCCGGTAGGTGGAATACAGCCGCGCCGCCCGCGAGCGGCCCCGGAAAAAGGCGAGCACCTTGAGATTGCGCTGCACACTGGCACTGATCACCGCGTCCCAGAACCGCCGGGGCTGCCCCCGGTGGTCCGCAAGGTAGTAGCGCTTGCCGTGCCGGGCGGCTCCCGACTCGCTGACCTGGGTGGCCTCCACACCCACCAGCTCGCGGGCGAACTCGGCGGGGTTGCCGATGGTGGCGGTGGAGAGGACGACCTGCGGGTTGGCCCCCAGCGCCCGCGCCAGTCCCAGCAGCCGCCGCAGCATCCCGGCGACCTCCGACCCGAAGCCGCCCCGGTAGGTGTGCGCTTCGTCCAGCACGAGGAAGGAGAGCCGCCGCAGGAAGTCGCGCACGCGGGGGTGGGTCAGCGACCAGTGCAGCTTGTCGGGCGTGGCCGTGACCATCCGCACGTCGTCGCGGAAAACCTCGCCGGGCTGCGCGGTGCCCTGAAAGGCGGCGATGTCCCACCCGAAGCCGCCGCGCTCGCGGAAGGCCGCCAGCTTGTCGCGCTGGTCCTGCCCCAGCGCCACCAGGGGATAGACGAAGAGGGCCGTCGCCCCCGAATCACGCTCCAGCCGCTCAAAAACGGCTGGGAAAAAAGCGCCCGTTTTGCCACTCGCGGTCGGCGTCGTCAGAATGACGTGCTCGCCATCCCGCATCCGGCGGTACGTCTCGGCCTGATGGCTGTAGACCTCCGGGAAGCCGAAACCGCGCTGCACGGCGGGGGACCAGCCGAGGTCGGTGGCCCCCACCGTGCGGGCGGGGGCGGGGTCCTCCTGATGCAGCAGCGCCGCGCCGCCCCCCAGGATGTCGCGCAAGAACCCCTCCAGTCGGGCGTAGGGGGAGCGGGCAGCAAACACGGCTCCCAGTGTAGGCGGGAGCGCGAAAGGGGCGCGGGGACGAGGGTCACGGTGGAGGATGGGGAGTGTCAGTGGGAAGTGGGAGAGCTTTTGCTGAGGCCGATGCTCTGGCACCAATAGCCTTTTCCACCGCCACTCGCAACTTCCACCTACATCACGCTGTCGCTGTCCCGGATCAGCAGCGGCGCGTCAAATGCGGCCGGAAGCCACTCGCGCTGGGGGTGCATCGCGTCCGGCGGGCAGGAGCGCACGCAGGCCATGCAGCCCGTGCAGGCGGCGAGGTCGAGGAGCAGGCGGGCGCCGCCCTCGGGCTTGAACTCGCGGGTGATCGCCTCGGTCGGGCAGACGTTGGAGCAGACCGGGCAGTCGATGCACTTCTCGTCCACCAGTGGGGCAGGCCACATCACAGGCACATCGGGGGCCGGGGCGGGCACCAGCGAACGCCGCCGCCAGCGCCATTCCTCCGGCACGCGCTCCTGCGGCTGGCTCCAGTCCACGAAGGGCAGCGGGCGCTCGGGGAGCAGCCCCACGACCTGCTGCCGCCCCGCCCGGAAAAGGGTGGCGAAGGCCCCCCGGCGGCTGACCCGGCCCGCCCGGTCGCGGTCGTCGGGGGTTGCGGGGCGAACGGTCACCTGGGCGGGGCGTCCGGTGGGAGCGCGGAGGACTTGGGCTTCCCCCAGCACGCGGGTCAGGCGCTCCGGCACATCGGGCGCTCCCACCGGGCAGCCCGCGCAGTCGCCGTGCAGCAGGGTCAGGGGCGTCCCCCAGGCTCCGGCGGCGGCGACCACGGCGGGGGTGACGCGCCCCAGGCAGGTCAGCGCCGGACCGCCCGCCCCGCTCTGCGAACAGGTGAGGGTGGCCTCGCCGTCCACCCCCTGCCCACCGTCGCGCACGCTCTGGAGAGGCGGAGTGAGGTCGTACTCCAGTGCTCCCGAGGGACAGACCTGTACGCACAGGCCGCAGCCCGTGCAGAGGGCGGGGTCAATGGCGATGCGGTGCCCTTCCAGTGCGATCGCCCCGTGCGGACAGGTGACGTGGCAGGCGTCGCAGCCGCCCACCGCCTGCCGATCCAGCAGGCAACGTGGGGGCGTGTAGCGCGGCACCTGATCGCCGTACTCGCCCAACCGCTCCAGCACCCCGCTCAACATGCGGGGAGTCTAGCGGCGGGGCACCGGGACAAGTGGGGCAGGGGTCGCGCTTGCGGGGGCCTCGGCCAGCACGTCTGCCACCGCCCGCACAACCTCGGCCGGGTGGGTCCAGTGAAGCTGGTGGCCGCCGTCGGGGAAGAGGTGCAGCCGAGCCTGTGGCAACGCGGCTGCGAGGGGGACGGCGTGCGACTCGGCCGGGGTCAGGCGGTCGTGCGCCCCGGCAAGGACGGCGGCAGGGACGTGCAACTCCGAATACCCCGGCTCCAGCCCCCCGAGTTCCTGCGCCAGCGTCCGGTTCTCCCAGGCAAGCGCGTGCACCTGCCCCCGGCGCCGGGAAAAGGCGAGCATCATCGCGTGCCACTCGGGGGGGATGGGGGCGGGGTGGAAGGCCCGGCCTCCCTCCAGCCACGCCACCGCCCGGCCAAGAGGCAGCAGCAGCACCCGTGTGAGGAGCGTCTCCAGCACGGGCACCAGCGGCACGTAGGCGAGGGGCCGGGTCAGGCCAGGCACTGGGTACGCCGTGGGCGACACCAGCACCAGGCCGCGCACCCGCTCCGGGAACTGGGCGGCAAACGCCAGCGCCACCGCCGCCCCGTAGGAGTGGCCCAGCAACAGCACGGGCTGACGCACCTCCAGCGCGTCCAGCACCGCCGCGAGCCGCCGCACATTGACTTCCACGGTCACGGGCGTGCCGGGGCGGGCGGGCGTATGGCCGTGGCCGGGGCGGTCGGGGGCGATCAGCCGGGCATGGGGGGCCAGCGCGTTCCACAGCGGCGACACCGGCCAGTCGAGTGCCACCCCGTCGCTGCCGTGAATCAGGACGACGGGGGGGGCGCCCGGCGAGCCGCCCTCGATGATGTGGGTCGGGCCGTCCGCGAGGTCCAGCACCCGCCCACGCGGGGGATAGCGCCGCTCGTGGTGGCGGATTCGCAGGGCGGTGAGAACCGCTCCCAGCGCGAGCCCGCCCACCCAGAGCCAGCGCCTCCTCATGCCCGCCGGGTGGGGACGCGCAGGGTGATGTACAGGATGCCCGCCAGCCCCACCAGCGCCCACGCCACCTGCCCGGCCACGACCGGAATCCGGGTGAGGCTGAACCCCACCGCCAGCGTGATGCAGGTGCAGGCGATCCACTTGGCCCGCAGCGGCATGCCCCGGCCCTCGCGGTAGTCTCGTACGAGGTCACCCACCACCGGCCGCGAGAGCAGCCACGCCTCCCACTTGGGGTTGCCACGGGCGAAGCAGGCGGCGGCCAGGATGAACCAGACCGTGCCCGGCAACCCCGGCAGCAGCAGCCCCAAGAAGCCCAGGCCCGTCAGCACGAAGCCCAGCGCCACCCACAGGGGCCGGACCGGGGAGGCGGGCGGAGGCGTCATGGCGGACAGGGTAGGGCAAAGCGGCCGGGAGCGGTTGTGGCCTCCGTTCAGGTTCGGGGGGCCGCCGCGTGCATGGGCGCGTCGTGAATCCGCCCGGCGTGCCCGCTCAGAAAGCCCCCGTCGTAGCCGCGCCGCCACGCCATCAGCTCGCCCAGGATGCTCAGGGCCACTTCCTCCGGGGCCTCGGCGCCCAGACGCAGGCCCACGGGCGAGCGCAACCGGGCGAGTTGATCGGGGGTGAAGATGATGCCTTCGGCCTCCAGCTCCCGCAACAGGTCCTCGGCCCGCGAGCGCGGCCCCAGCACGCCCACATACCCGGCCCCGGAGCGCAGCGCGTGCGCGAGGCAGGCCCGGTCGCGGTCGAGGTGGTGGTTCATCACGATCAGGTGCGCCCGCTCGCCCGGCGTGAATCGGCCCAACTCCTCCGGGGCGAGGTCGTGCAGGATCGCGCCCGGAAAACGTCCCGGTGTGAGGAAGGCGGGCCGGGGGTCCACGACCTGCACCGCGTAGCCCAGCGCGTGCGCCTGCGTCGCCAGCGGCACGGCGTCGTGTCCCGCTCCGTAGATCACGAGTTCGGGCGGGGGGCTGTTCACGTCGAGGAAGACCGGGGTGCCGTCCGGCGCGGTCAGGGTCGCGGCGCGAGGTTCGCGGGCCGAGAGGCGCTCGCGGGCCGCCCCCACCGCCCAGGCGTGCAGCTCGGGGTCGGGCAGGCGGCCCACCTCTCCCCCATCCGGCAGGACGAGCACGCGCCCGGCTCCCGACAGCGGCACGGCCAGCGCCGCCGCCCGGCCCTCCCGCAGCGCGGCGAGCCACCCGGCGGTCACCGGGTCGGCCGGGTCCACCCGCTCCACCCGCACGTCCACGCTGCCCCCGCAGCCGATGCCCAGGCCCCAGGTGGCGTCTTCCGAGAGGTCGTAGTGGGTCAGGGCAGGCTCAGCCGTGGCGATCACCCCCAGCGCCACCTCCACGACCTCCGCCTCCAGGCACCCGCCCGAGAGCATGCAGACCTGTTCGCCACCCTCCAGCACCAGCATCCGCGTCCCCTCGCGGCGGTAGGCGCTCCCCTGCACGCCGACCACGGTGGCGAGGGCGGCGCCCTGCCCACGGGCCAGGGCGGCGTCCAGCGCCCCCAGCAGCAGGCGGGTTTCAGCGGCATTCACGGTGCCCCCAGTGTGGCCCGCGCGGGGGACGACAGACAAGTCCGGCTGACCCTCCCCTCACCCGTCCCACCCGGCGCGGGGGAGAATGGAGCCATGCTCGACAACATCTTCGACACGGTTCGCCGGGGCGCCGAGCGGGTGCAGCGCCGGGGCGAGGAGGTGGCTCAGACGGCGCGGCTGCGGATGGAAGTCTTCGGCCTGACCCGCGAACTCGACACCCTGTATGCCCGCTTGGGCCGCGCCTACCACGCTGGGGCGGACGCCGCCATCCTCGCCGGGATTCAGGACGACCTGCGCCGGGTCGACGAGGAGATCAGCGCCCGCGAACGCCTGATCGCGGAACTCTCGGCCCAGGAGGGAGGCGAGGAAGGGGGCCGGGTGCCCACCGAGGGAATATCCACCCCTGACTCCAGCAACCCCAGCCCCACGGACGGCGCGGCGGGGTCCGGTCCCGACAACCGCCCCGACTTCACCACCGACCGCGCGGGCACGGTGGAACCCACCATCCCCGACGCGATGCCCCGGCCGGACGAGTCCTCCCGCTCGTCCTGAAGCCGATAGGGAAGCCGCCCACGCTCGGAAAGTGGGCGGCTTTCCTGTGGACCGCTACAGGTCACGCCGACTGAAGCGCCACATCGCCAGCACGACCGCCAGCACCGCGTAGGCGGCGGCCCACAGCACCATGCCCGTGGGAATAGGCGTGGTGCTGAACAGGGGATTGGCCCCCTGCGCGGCCTCGCCCAGTTGCCGCAACACCTCGGGCTGAAGGTGGTAGGTCGCGCCCAGCCACAGCGAGTTGGTGGGCATCAGGATGGACGCCGCCCGCCCCAGCGTGCCCAGGGTGGGGCTGTCCGAAAAGGAGCCGATGGCCGTCAGGATGCCGCCCGCGAAGCCCGCCCCGTACAGCACGAAGACACCGATCCCGTTGGCGAGCGTGGTGAAGAGCGTGCTGCCCAGCACGGTCAGCGCGGTCAGCAGCGTGATGGCGAGCAGGATCAGCCCCACGGCGGGCAGGGCCTCCGGCGGCACGAAGCCCGTCAGGACCGAGATGCCGCCCAGCAGCACCGCGCTGACCAGGGCCACGTAGCCCACGTTGACCACCGTGAACCCCAGCCAGCGCCCCGCCACCAGTTCGGCGCGGCGAATGGGCCGGGCCAGCACCGACTGCATCACGCCGTTTTCCACGTCGGCGCTGACCGCCCCCACCGTGGAGAGCACCGCCATCAGCGACCCCAGGAAGAACACGAGGTACATCCCGAACAGCGCCGCGTACATGATCGGGATATTGGCCGCGCCCGTCGTCGAGCGTCCCTCTAACCCCGCGTCGATGGCCCGCTGGTCGAGGGTGCCCTCCAGCCGCCACACGCCGTACAGGTAAAAGCCGACAAAGGCGGCGGTCAGCAGCAGCAGCACGACCACCAGCCGCTTGCGCACCGCCTCGCGCAGCGAGAGTTCGGCGATCAACAGGGCGTTACGCACGGGCCACCTCCGGCGCGGCGGGAGACGGCCCCTCGATCAGTTCGAGGAACATCGTCTCCAGGTCGGGGCGGCGGGGGTTCAGGGCATACAGCCGCGCCCCGTGCCCGTGGATGGCGTCCGCGAGGACGGGCAGGGTGTCCTCACGCTCCACCCACAGTTCCAGGGCAACGCGGCCGGGGACGTTCGCGTCCACATGCCGGACCTCGCCCAGCCGCCCTAGCGCCGAGCGCAAGTCGGGGCCGAGGGTGTCCACCACCACCTCCACCGGAATCACCCCGCCCATCAGCTCGCGCATGGTGCCCTGGCGCAGCACCCGCCCGGCCTTGACGAAGGCGACCCGGTCGCAGACCTGCTCGACCTCTGCCAGCAGGTGCGAGTTCAGGAAGACGGCCACCCCCTCACCGCGCAACGCCTCGATAATCTCGCGCACCTCCACCCGCCCGATGGGGTCGAGGGCCGAGGTCGGCTCGTCCAGAAA from Deinococcus sp. HSC-46F16 carries:
- a CDS encoding acyl-CoA acyltransferase, whose protein sequence is MRALEDVQVAAWGYADREVLPATMFRIGAHTGAVVLGAYPEDNSETPFGLAYGFPALRGGEVWHHSHLLAVQPDWRGSGAAVALKHAQRERVLAQGLTRMTWTFDPLVTRNARLNLGKLGARAVSYHPDWYALGEARETAFPADRLMVEWDLTRPHAERPSPGPEGEAVLEGDGDVPHPPRLDATSPRLLAEVSPHAEHLPAETRLAWRLALRAALGTYLERGYTVTDLAREGERAFYVLTK
- a CDS encoding DUF4384 domain-containing protein encodes the protein MKKPALILALTASVFSSLALPAQAAPKLSTQSIIVNPVPTTLEGRVWVDRDTSGTRTPTYRIGDRIQLSVSVNENAYVYLFCLSPDGSVDQIFPNRLGGGNYVRKGEVRSFPSAGDNFVFNVGGPAGLNKVLLIASRRQLNLSELSTFSAGDAFATVKPQGSQQLAQALSIVVNPVTQPIPQQDWISDIAFFNAVR
- a CDS encoding DEAD/DEAH box helicase; this encodes MFAARSPYARLEGFLRDILGGGAALLHQEDPAPARTVGATDLGWSPAVQRGFGFPEVYSHQAETYRRMRDGEHVILTTPTASGKTGAFFPAVFERLERDSGATALFVYPLVALGQDQRDKLAAFRERGGFGWDIAAFQGTAQPGEVFRDDVRMVTATPDKLHWSLTHPRVRDFLRRLSFLVLDEAHTYRGGFGSEVAGMLRRLLGLARALGANPQVVLSTATIGNPAEFARELVGVEATQVSESGAARHGKRYYLADHRGQPRRFWDAVISASVQRNLKVLAFFRGRSRAARLYSTYRAQPLNRSHVHLYMAGTSDREGRLTEFRRAKSGVMFATNALEAGVDIGDLEVVIIDGYPGSRMAFRQMAGRAGRIAPGLVLYLPALNEQGVPQPVDAFYSNAENFRELVTGPIEKAVVEAENPYLAPRHRARANEECRAAGLPADLAPGPRYWNLRGEGSAKFAVIEETDWAQKGPRAFDTPLESPSQHYALTEKHEGAVFTLDGQGYKVTRWEAHPAGTAILVQRFDAANLFTRGLYAIEVSPVKMGEWVRRGPLAYRHGEVVIRRRYAGYMMMRQVFERVCTGCDRVPDPTERVCRACGGRIQDRMQDHKLSEHLYDEPLELPPFRTSALEVGVDARATEKPTAVAHTLKHLLQKVTPERVACDENDLAGAFRQDRDNYFFLYDDWVGGLGVSRRAFESLEDLLRRSLDLAAKTCCKEAHGCYECIAVSRCYSPFLASGERRPTDKPATRAFLEALLGVERAPQPEPDAATLPEVPDLPPSWPLQARELLDLHGLSLPEVSARLGIPSRELQRAVSTTEPLRLRHVKFGEGVFLQGFHAGDRREVLVYFPGVGQKRLLLKFAGLTVVEKAAPAAAPGG
- a CDS encoding 4Fe-4S dicluster domain-containing protein, which codes for MLSGVLERLGEYGDQVPRYTPPRCLLDRQAVGGCDACHVTCPHGAIALEGHRIAIDPALCTGCGLCVQVCPSGALEYDLTPPLQSVRDGGQGVDGEATLTCSQSGAGGPALTCLGRVTPAVVAAAGAWGTPLTLLHGDCAGCPVGAPDVPERLTRVLGEAQVLRAPTGRPAQVTVRPATPDDRDRAGRVSRRGAFATLFRAGRQQVVGLLPERPLPFVDWSQPQERVPEEWRWRRRSLVPAPAPDVPVMWPAPLVDEKCIDCPVCSNVCPTEAITREFKPEGGARLLLDLAACTGCMACVRSCPPDAMHPQREWLPAAFDAPLLIRDSDSVM
- a CDS encoding alpha/beta fold hydrolase, whose amino-acid sequence is MRRRWLWVGGLALGAVLTALRIRHHERRYPPRGRVLDLADGPTHIIEGGSPGAPPVVLIHGSDGVALDWPVSPLWNALAPHARLIAPDRPGHGHTPARPGTPVTVEVNVRRLAAVLDALEVRQPVLLLGHSYGAAVALAFAAQFPERVRGLVLVSPTAYPVPGLTRPLAYVPLVPVLETLLTRVLLLPLGRAVAWLEGGRAFHPAPIPPEWHAMMLAFSRRRGQVHALAWENRTLAQELGGLEPGYSELHVPAAVLAGAHDRLTPAESHAVPLAAALPQARLHLFPDGGHQLHWTHPAEVVRAVADVLAEAPASATPAPLVPVPRR
- a CDS encoding YbaN family protein; protein product: MTPPPASPVRPLWVALGFVLTGLGFLGLLLPGLPGTVWFILAAACFARGNPKWEAWLLSRPVVGDLVRDYREGRGMPLRAKWIACTCITLAVGFSLTRIPVVAGQVAWALVGLAGILYITLRVPTRRA
- a CDS encoding XdhC family protein, whose product is MNAAETRLLLGALDAALARGQGAALATVVGVQGSAYRREGTRMLVLEGGEQVCMLSGGCLEAEVVEVALGVIATAEPALTHYDLSEDATWGLGIGCGGSVDVRVERVDPADPVTAGWLAALREGRAAALAVPLSGAGRVLVLPDGGEVGRLPDPELHAWAVGAARERLSAREPRAATLTAPDGTPVFLDVNSPPPELVIYGAGHDAVPLATQAHALGYAVQVVDPRPAFLTPGRFPGAILHDLAPEELGRFTPGERAHLIVMNHHLDRDRACLAHALRSGAGYVGVLGPRSRAEDLLRELEAEGIIFTPDQLARLRSPVGLRLGAEAPEEVALSILGELMAWRRGYDGGFLSGHAGRIHDAPMHAAAPRT
- a CDS encoding ABC transporter permease subunit; its protein translation is MRNALLIAELSLREAVRKRLVVVLLLLTAAFVGFYLYGVWRLEGTLDQRAIDAGLEGRSTTGAANIPIMYAALFGMYLVFFLGSLMAVLSTVGAVSADVENGVMQSVLARPIRRAELVAGRWLGFTVVNVGYVALVSAVLLGGISVLTGFVPPEALPAVGLILLAITLLTALTVLGSTLFTTLANGIGVFVLYGAGFAGGILTAIGSFSDSPTLGTLGRAASILMPTNSLWLGATYHLQPEVLRQLGEAAQGANPLFSTTPIPTGMVLWAAAYAVLAVVLAMWRFSRRDL
- a CDS encoding ABC transporter ATP-binding protein codes for the protein MLGAVSAIETRELRKVYRGRAVVDGLNLTVGEGEVFGFLGPNGAGKSTTVKMLLGLVRPSGGEVRVLGGSPDDPGVRARLGFLPEQFRFQTWMTGEEFLNFHGRLAGMAAADVRTRVPEVLARVGLAGRGRETLGGYSKGMLQRAGLAAAILARPRLVFLDEPTSALDPIGRVEVREIIEALRGEGVAVFLNSHLLAEVEQVCDRVAFVKAGRVLRQGTMRELMGGVIPVEVVVDTLGPDLRSALGRLGEVRHVDANVPGRVALELWVEREDTLPVLADAIHGHGARLYALNPRRPDLETMFLELIEGPSPAAPEVARA